The proteins below are encoded in one region of Gaiella occulta:
- a CDS encoding serine/threonine-protein kinase, which translates to MSSAAYALPQRDLVLDRYRPLRPLGRGGSGSVWLARDERTGLEVALKIVPREGKRASRAAREMEAASRLRHERCVRAYDFGGDAGHVYIAYEYVQGRTMREALRAGKLTDRASIEAAAQVLDGLAHAHRLGIVHRDVKPSNVLIEDKPELSVRLLDFGLAQFDETDTLTAVGDVPGTLAYISPERLAGGEATTASDVWAVGVLLWEALAGQHPFWGVPLPQVAAAIEAGAPPITKQRPDLAAALVEAIESALAVDPSRRPSAERLAVQLRAAVGAPRRARHVVPRPPAARRARPARAAARLPLERRLVPAGLAAATTVAAATLLPFWTPGLVLLLALAAGLAALRSPRAGLAIALFAPVFPLGNLAQAAAVAYAVVALGWLALCWRDARAGLLFAAAPILASLGALALLPLAVQPARGAARRAAHAGVGVLVAALVAGLRGAPLPPAGARVESLGLAGSTRVGDVVAAATSVLAADPAIPVAAAGLALTAALLPAARRRGLWGIAALGALQLAVVLLGAPGVPALGFVLGTWLLCGVLAAVSRASGRYP; encoded by the coding sequence GTGTCGAGCGCCGCCTACGCCCTTCCGCAACGAGACCTCGTCCTCGACCGATACCGCCCCCTGCGCCCGCTCGGTCGCGGTGGCTCGGGCTCGGTCTGGCTCGCGCGCGACGAGCGCACCGGGCTCGAAGTGGCGCTCAAGATCGTGCCGCGGGAGGGCAAGCGCGCCTCGCGCGCGGCCCGCGAGATGGAGGCGGCGTCGCGGCTGCGGCACGAGCGCTGCGTACGCGCCTACGACTTCGGCGGGGACGCCGGCCACGTCTACATCGCCTACGAATACGTCCAGGGACGCACGATGCGCGAGGCGCTGCGGGCCGGCAAGCTGACGGATCGCGCGTCGATCGAGGCGGCTGCGCAGGTTCTGGACGGCCTTGCGCACGCGCACCGGCTCGGCATCGTCCACCGCGATGTGAAGCCCTCGAACGTGCTCATCGAGGACAAGCCCGAGCTGTCGGTGCGCCTGCTCGACTTCGGCCTCGCGCAGTTCGACGAGACGGACACGCTCACCGCGGTCGGGGACGTGCCCGGCACGCTCGCCTACATCTCGCCGGAGCGACTCGCGGGCGGCGAGGCGACGACGGCGAGCGACGTGTGGGCCGTCGGTGTCCTGCTCTGGGAGGCGCTCGCCGGCCAGCACCCGTTCTGGGGCGTGCCTCTGCCCCAGGTCGCCGCCGCGATCGAGGCGGGCGCACCGCCGATCACGAAGCAGCGGCCCGATCTCGCGGCCGCGCTCGTCGAGGCGATCGAGTCCGCGCTGGCCGTCGACCCGTCGCGCAGGCCATCGGCCGAGCGTCTCGCCGTGCAGCTGCGCGCCGCCGTCGGCGCCCCCCGCCGTGCGCGCCATGTCGTGCCGCGGCCGCCGGCAGCCCGCCGCGCCCGGCCGGCGCGCGCCGCGGCACGGCTGCCGCTGGAGCGCCGGCTCGTCCCCGCCGGGCTCGCGGCGGCGACCACCGTCGCAGCGGCGACGCTGCTGCCCTTCTGGACGCCCGGCCTCGTGCTGCTGCTCGCCCTCGCCGCCGGGCTCGCGGCGCTCCGCTCGCCGCGGGCAGGGCTTGCGATCGCGCTGTTCGCTCCGGTCTTCCCGCTCGGCAATCTCGCACAGGCGGCGGCGGTCGCCTACGCGGTCGTCGCGCTCGGCTGGCTCGCCCTCTGCTGGCGCGACGCGCGTGCCGGGCTGCTCTTCGCGGCCGCGCCGATCCTCGCCTCGCTGGGGGCCCTCGCGCTGCTGCCACTCGCCGTCCAGCCCGCGCGTGGCGCGGCGCGGCGCGCCGCCCACGCAGGCGTCGGAGTCCTCGTCGCGGCGCTCGTGGCGGGGCTTCGCGGCGCTCCCCTGCCGCCGGCGGGAGCGCGCGTGGAAAGCCTCGGGCTCGCGGGCTCGACGCGCGTCGGGGACGTGGTCGCGGCCGCCACCTCGGTGCTCGCCGCCGACCCGGCGATCCCGGTCGCCGCCGCCGGGCTCGCGCTCACCGCCGCGCTGCTCCCCGCCGCGCGGCGCCGGGGGCTGTGGGGCATCGCGGCGCTCGGCGCGCTGCAGCTGGCGGTCGTGCTGCTCGGCGCACCCGGGGTTCCCGCGCTCGGCTTCGTGCTCGGCACCTGGCTGCTGTGCGGCGTGCTCGCCGCGGTGTCGCGCGCGAGTGGCCGCTACCCTTAG
- the leuB gene encoding 3-isopropylmalate dehydrogenase has translation MSHVAVLPGDGIGPEVAAQAIRVLDALGIAHSEHAFGGNAILSQGTPLPDDTLAACRAADAVLLAAVGLPELEGRPVRPEQGLLGLRKELGVYANLRPARGDGVDMMIVRELVGGLYFGAKGVREDGTWFDTCEYSRPEVERIARRGFEIARARGGRLTSVDKVNVMHTSRLWRDVVTALGEDDYPDVPLDHALVDSFAMTIVQAPQTIDVVLTENTFGDILSDVAAAVTGGLGLAASASLGDAGPGLFEPVHGSAPQIAGRGIANPAAMLRSVALLLAYGLGRPTEAAALERAVADALEAAPTPDIGGTATTAAFGDAVLRALDATPTL, from the coding sequence GTGAGCCACGTCGCCGTCCTGCCCGGCGACGGCATCGGGCCCGAGGTCGCCGCGCAGGCGATCCGCGTGCTCGACGCGCTCGGCATCGCCCACTCCGAGCACGCCTTCGGCGGGAACGCCATTCTCTCCCAGGGGACGCCGCTCCCGGACGACACGCTCGCCGCCTGCCGCGCCGCCGACGCCGTGCTGCTCGCCGCCGTCGGGCTGCCGGAGCTCGAGGGCAGGCCCGTGCGGCCGGAGCAGGGGCTGCTCGGCCTGCGCAAGGAGCTCGGCGTGTACGCGAACCTGCGCCCGGCGCGCGGCGACGGCGTCGACATGATGATCGTGCGCGAGCTCGTCGGCGGCCTCTATTTCGGCGCGAAGGGCGTGCGCGAGGACGGGACATGGTTCGACACGTGCGAGTACTCGCGGCCCGAGGTGGAGCGGATCGCCCGGCGCGGGTTCGAGATCGCGAGGGCTCGCGGCGGCCGGCTCACCTCGGTGGACAAGGTGAACGTGATGCACACCTCGCGCCTGTGGCGGGACGTCGTGACCGCGCTCGGGGAGGACGACTACCCGGACGTTCCCCTCGACCACGCGCTCGTCGACTCGTTCGCGATGACGATCGTGCAGGCGCCGCAGACGATCGACGTCGTGCTGACCGAGAACACCTTCGGCGACATCCTCTCGGACGTCGCCGCCGCCGTGACCGGCGGGCTCGGGCTCGCGGCGTCCGCCTCCCTCGGAGACGCCGGGCCCGGCCTGTTCGAGCCCGTCCACGGCTCTGCGCCGCAGATCGCCGGCCGCGGCATCGCCAACCCGGCGGCGATGCTGCGCTCCGTGGCCCTGCTCCTCGCCTACGGGCTCGGCCGCCCGACCGAGGCGGCCGCGCTGGAGCGGGCAGTCGCCGACGCCCTCGAGGCGGCGCCGACACCGGACATCGGCGGCACGGCGACGACGGCCGCGTTCGGCGACGCCGTCTTGCGCGCCCTCGACGCGACGCCTACCCTGTGA
- a CDS encoding hydroxymethylglutaryl-CoA lyase, producing MTAIEICDVGPRDGLQNEPEVLAPELRAALANRLALTGVARVEAASFVRDELVPQMAGAEQVAAALEARDGVIFAGLVLNRHGYERLRATALAEVHATFAASETFQRRNGGSSVAEGLARTAAVIAAAHADGRRATVTISTAFGCPFEGRADPMQVLDLVARCAAADADEVVLADTIGIAVPTEVRRAVERARTTRLPVGVHLHDTRNTAVACALAAVEAGATLVDASVGGIGGCPFAPRSTGNVATEDVVYALEREGVQTGVDLDALIRVAEWLERTLAHPLPGKVYRAGSRP from the coding sequence GTGACGGCGATCGAGATCTGCGACGTGGGCCCGCGGGACGGGCTCCAGAACGAGCCGGAGGTGCTCGCACCCGAGCTGCGCGCCGCGCTCGCGAACCGCCTCGCGCTCACCGGCGTGGCGCGCGTCGAGGCCGCCAGCTTCGTGCGCGACGAGCTCGTGCCGCAGATGGCCGGCGCCGAGCAGGTGGCGGCGGCGCTCGAGGCCCGTGACGGCGTCATCTTCGCGGGTCTCGTCCTCAACCGGCACGGTTACGAGCGGCTCCGCGCGACGGCTCTCGCCGAGGTGCACGCGACCTTCGCGGCGAGCGAGACGTTCCAGCGGCGCAACGGCGGCTCGTCGGTCGCCGAGGGGCTCGCCCGCACGGCCGCCGTCATCGCCGCGGCCCATGCGGACGGCCGCCGCGCGACGGTGACCATCTCGACCGCTTTCGGATGCCCGTTCGAAGGGCGCGCCGACCCGATGCAGGTGCTCGACCTCGTCGCCCGGTGTGCGGCGGCGGACGCCGACGAGGTCGTGCTCGCGGACACGATCGGCATCGCCGTGCCGACGGAGGTACGCCGAGCGGTGGAGCGGGCACGCACGACGCGCCTGCCGGTCGGCGTGCACCTGCACGACACGCGTAACACCGCCGTCGCCTGCGCGCTGGCCGCCGTCGAGGCCGGCGCCACGCTCGTCGACGCATCGGTCGGAGGCATCGGCGGCTGCCCCTTCGCGCCCCGCTCGACCGGCAACGTCGCCACCGAGGACGTCGTCTACGCGCTCGAGCGCGAGGGGGTGCAGACCGGCGTCGACCTGGACGCGCTCATCCGGGTCGCGGAATGGCTCGAGCGCACGCTCGCACACCCGCTGCCCGGGAAGGTGTATCGCGCCGGCAGCCGCCCGTAG
- a CDS encoding prephenate dehydratase, producing the protein MTSNELTVAYPGREGAHSAAACDRLFPAARLVPLPAFSDVVDAVASGRVPFGVLPIESSLVGPVAETHDLLYESPLSIVAEAILPIRHCLVGPAEIALHEVREVHSHPVALDQCRRLLASMPGASATVAPTTGDAAAIVARLGDPAVVAIASDRAARLNGLTVLAENVGDHPEAFTRFVSVAPYTRLDRRDGVWRTAFSFITDHRPGALHHALEPLARHAIDLNLLVSRPIPSQPWSYRFDAVLTGHPLDPEISATLREMRGLTAHLRVFGSYRADREGQALSSAA; encoded by the coding sequence ATGACATCGAACGAGCTCACCGTCGCCTACCCGGGCCGCGAGGGCGCCCACTCCGCCGCCGCCTGCGACCGCCTCTTCCCGGCCGCGCGCCTCGTGCCACTGCCGGCCTTCTCCGACGTCGTCGACGCCGTCGCGTCGGGACGCGTGCCGTTCGGCGTGCTCCCGATCGAGAGCTCGCTCGTCGGCCCGGTGGCGGAGACGCACGACCTGCTCTACGAGTCGCCGCTCTCGATCGTCGCGGAGGCGATCCTGCCGATCCGGCACTGCCTCGTCGGCCCGGCCGAGATCGCGCTGCACGAGGTTCGCGAGGTGCACTCGCATCCGGTGGCGCTCGACCAGTGCCGCCGGCTGCTCGCGTCGATGCCGGGCGCCTCCGCGACCGTGGCGCCGACGACGGGGGACGCCGCGGCGATCGTCGCCCGTCTCGGCGACCCGGCCGTCGTCGCGATCGCAAGCGACCGCGCCGCGCGCCTGAACGGGCTGACGGTGCTGGCGGAGAACGTCGGCGACCATCCGGAGGCGTTCACGCGCTTCGTCTCGGTCGCGCCCTACACGAGGCTCGACCGGCGGGACGGCGTCTGGCGGACGGCGTTCTCGTTCATCACCGACCACCGGCCCGGCGCCCTCCATCACGCCCTCGAGCCGCTCGCGCGGCACGCCATCGACCTCAACCTGCTCGTCTCGCGGCCGATCCCGTCGCAGCCGTGGAGCTACCGCTTCGACGCCGTGCTCACGGGACACCCGCTCGACCCGGAGATCTCGGCGACGCTGCGGGAGATGCGTGGCCTGACGGCGCACCTGCGCGTCTTCGGCTCCTACCGCGCCGACCGGGAGGGCCAGGCTCTAAGCTCGGCGGCGTGA
- a CDS encoding HNH endonuclease: MHHVLVLNASYEPLNVCSVRRAHVLVWKGKAEVVESHAQPLRSAAGAFVRPHVIRLLQYVRVPRAIKRRISRRALFARDGWRCVYCGTREGRLTLDHVVPRSRGGDSVWENVVTACAPCNLRKGDRLLEETSMSLPHPPRAPAPLLFIRLAAQRVPESWHPYLPSLEAA, from the coding sequence GTGCACCACGTCCTCGTTCTGAACGCGAGCTACGAGCCGCTCAACGTGTGCTCGGTCCGCCGGGCGCACGTCCTCGTGTGGAAAGGGAAGGCCGAGGTCGTCGAGAGCCATGCGCAACCGCTCCGCTCGGCCGCGGGCGCGTTCGTGAGGCCGCACGTGATCCGCCTGCTGCAGTACGTGCGCGTCCCCCGGGCGATCAAGCGCCGCATCTCGCGCCGGGCGCTGTTCGCCCGGGACGGCTGGCGCTGTGTGTACTGCGGCACGCGCGAGGGGCGGCTCACGCTCGATCACGTCGTTCCGCGCTCGCGGGGCGGCGACTCGGTGTGGGAGAACGTCGTCACCGCGTGCGCGCCGTGCAACCTGCGCAAGGGCGACCGGCTGCTCGAGGAGACGTCGATGTCCCTCCCTCATCCACCGCGGGCGCCCGCGCCCCTGCTGTTCATCAGGCTGGCGGCCCAGCGCGTTCCGGAGAGCTGGCACCCGTACCTTCCCTCGCTGGAAGCCGCCTAG
- a CDS encoding DUF4446 family protein encodes MFDSLAVAVAACAVAALALLGVLLLARGLRRVQAAQRAVLGGTSRDMVDFAVSLQARIDDLHRAVDEVAAGLSRVDRRVDGAITNTAVVRYDAYEDTGGQQSASFAFLDATRTGTVVTAIQGRDYARIYVKDVDRGKASVALSPEEQEAVERAMAR; translated from the coding sequence ATGTTCGACTCCCTCGCCGTCGCCGTTGCGGCATGCGCCGTCGCGGCCCTCGCGCTGCTCGGTGTCCTTCTGCTCGCGCGCGGCCTGCGCAGGGTGCAGGCGGCGCAGCGTGCCGTGCTCGGCGGCACCTCCCGCGACATGGTCGACTTCGCCGTGTCGCTGCAGGCGCGCATCGACGACCTCCATCGAGCCGTGGACGAGGTCGCCGCCGGCCTCTCGCGGGTCGACCGTCGCGTCGACGGCGCCATCACCAACACCGCCGTCGTCCGCTACGACGCCTACGAGGACACGGGCGGCCAGCAGTCCGCCTCGTTCGCATTCCTCGACGCGACCCGCACCGGCACCGTCGTCACCGCGATCCAGGGGCGCGACTACGCGCGCATCTACGTGAAGGACGTCGACCGCGGCAAGGCGTCGGTCGCGCTCTCACCGGAGGAGCAGGAGGCCGTCGAGCGCGCCATGGCCCGCTGA
- a CDS encoding Stp1/IreP family PP2C-type Ser/Thr phosphatase: protein MRIGRASALTDTGRRRLQNEDAFVCDPPLFAVADGMGGAQAGEIASRLAAAALEERALELRGAEAVAELVREANDRIFRHALGDPTVAGMGTTVTAMLVDERAGTIAIGHVGDSRAYRVRGGELAQLTADHSLVAELVRSGRLSPEEAEQHPHRSVITRALGTEAQVEVDALTVSMLPGDLYLLCSDGLTSMVRDADILALLDAAGGDPERGAGALVDAANGAGGEDNITVVLFEVIDGEPPPSELAAEPDAVTAEQAVPGGAPQPPPPTAPPVRRHGAGAGGRRLALAAVVAAATVGPLLVWWGIAR, encoded by the coding sequence ATGAGAATCGGCCGGGCGAGCGCGCTGACGGACACGGGACGCCGGCGCCTGCAGAACGAGGATGCATTCGTCTGCGATCCGCCGCTGTTCGCGGTCGCCGACGGCATGGGCGGCGCACAGGCAGGCGAGATCGCCTCGCGTCTTGCCGCGGCCGCGCTCGAGGAGCGCGCCCTCGAGCTCCGCGGCGCCGAGGCCGTCGCGGAGCTCGTGCGGGAGGCCAACGACCGTATCTTCCGGCACGCGCTCGGCGATCCGACCGTGGCGGGCATGGGGACGACGGTGACGGCCATGCTCGTCGACGAGCGGGCCGGGACGATCGCGATCGGGCATGTCGGCGACTCTCGCGCCTACAGGGTGCGCGGCGGCGAACTGGCACAGCTGACGGCCGACCACTCGCTCGTGGCCGAGCTCGTCCGCAGCGGGCGGCTCTCGCCCGAGGAGGCGGAGCAGCATCCCCACCGCTCGGTGATCACCCGCGCGCTCGGGACGGAGGCGCAGGTGGAGGTCGACGCGCTCACGGTGTCGATGCTTCCCGGCGACCTCTACCTGCTGTGCTCCGACGGCCTCACCTCGATGGTGCGCGACGCGGACATCCTCGCGCTGCTCGACGCGGCCGGCGGCGATCCAGAGCGGGGCGCCGGGGCGCTCGTCGACGCCGCCAACGGCGCCGGCGGCGAGGACAACATCACGGTCGTGCTGTTCGAGGTGATCGACGGCGAGCCGCCCCCATCGGAGCTCGCCGCCGAGCCCGACGCCGTGACCGCCGAGCAGGCAGTACCGGGCGGGGCGCCGCAGCCGCCGCCGCCGACCGCGCCGCCCGTGCGACGTCACGGCGCGGGTGCGGGCGGGCGCCGGCTCGCGCTCGCCGCGGTCGTCGCGGCGGCTACCGTCGGCCCGCTGCTCGTGTGGTGGGGCATCGCGCGGTGA
- a CDS encoding FHA domain-containing protein: protein MTGVLGAVDADVALLALKIGFLILLYLFIWAVVRSATRDLRAAPQESLVIGAQEADALRARYEPVVRGPRARLLVLDSPALQAGSMLEVAAPTRLGRGGENAVRLDGDEFVSTRHALLEPRPDGLWVEDLGSTNGTFVNGARVTSARLLRSGDVLRIGQTDLRVER from the coding sequence GTGACGGGCGTACTCGGCGCCGTCGACGCCGACGTGGCGCTGCTGGCGCTCAAGATCGGCTTCCTCATCCTGCTCTACCTGTTCATCTGGGCGGTCGTGCGGTCGGCCACGCGCGACCTGCGCGCCGCCCCCCAGGAGTCGCTCGTCATCGGCGCGCAGGAGGCGGACGCACTGCGCGCGCGCTACGAGCCCGTCGTGCGGGGGCCACGAGCACGGCTGCTCGTGCTCGACAGCCCGGCCCTGCAGGCGGGCAGCATGCTCGAAGTCGCGGCGCCGACGCGCCTCGGGCGCGGCGGTGAGAACGCGGTGCGGCTCGACGGCGACGAGTTCGTGTCGACGCGCCACGCGCTGCTCGAGCCGCGCCCCGACGGCCTCTGGGTCGAGGACCTCGGATCCACGAACGGGACGTTCGTGAACGGTGCACGCGTGACGAGCGCCCGGCTGCTGCGCAGCGGCGACGTCCTCCGCATCGGCCAGACAGACCTGAGGGTGGAGCGATGA
- a CDS encoding FhaA domain-containing protein, translated as MSVLRTIESKIEGLFEGVFGRAFRAHVQPVELARKLAKEMDEHRSVSVSRVYVPNEYTVYLSPGDRQQFASYEGSLIGELQEYLTEHARREGYALLTPPRVSITTDVDLVIGEFGIATRVAQPEEGLPPLPPASSAPIPAPPTPLVPAPPAATPALDSAPAATMIYRSPPFAREDGVAPPEPEREVVTLTVDGRAHPITSRSVVIGRSREADIRLADVNVSRRHAEIVQEGATYWLVDLGSTNGTDVNGRRVTRAKLADGDRITIGATDIVFGRALP; from the coding sequence ATGAGCGTCCTGCGCACCATCGAGAGCAAGATCGAAGGCCTCTTCGAAGGCGTCTTCGGCCGGGCCTTCCGCGCGCACGTGCAGCCGGTCGAGCTCGCCCGCAAGCTGGCGAAGGAGATGGACGAGCACCGCTCGGTCTCCGTCTCGCGCGTCTACGTCCCGAACGAGTACACCGTCTACCTCTCGCCCGGCGACCGGCAGCAGTTCGCGTCGTACGAGGGATCGCTGATCGGCGAGCTGCAGGAGTACCTGACGGAGCACGCGCGCAGGGAGGGCTATGCCCTGCTGACGCCGCCGCGCGTCTCGATCACGACCGACGTCGACCTCGTGATCGGGGAGTTCGGCATCGCCACCCGTGTGGCGCAGCCCGAGGAGGGCCTGCCGCCGCTGCCGCCTGCGTCCAGCGCCCCGATCCCGGCGCCGCCGACGCCCCTCGTGCCGGCGCCGCCGGCCGCGACGCCCGCTCTCGACAGCGCGCCGGCGGCGACGATGATCTACCGCTCACCGCCGTTCGCGCGGGAGGACGGTGTCGCGCCGCCCGAGCCGGAGCGCGAGGTGGTGACGCTGACCGTGGACGGTCGCGCCCACCCGATCACGTCACGGTCGGTCGTCATCGGCCGGTCGCGAGAAGCGGACATCCGGCTCGCCGACGTCAACGTGTCCCGCCGCCACGCCGAGATCGTGCAGGAGGGCGCGACCTACTGGCTCGTCGATCTCGGGTCGACGAACGGCACCGACGTGAACGGCCGCCGGGTGACGCGGGCCAAGCTGGCGGACGGCGACCGCATCACCATCGGCGCCACGGACATCGTCTTCGGCCGCGCGCTCCCGTGA
- the leuD gene encoding 3-isopropylmalate dehydratase small subunit: MRPISRVEGRVAVLDRPDVDTDQIIPKQFLKRIERTGYGAFAFFDWRYDDDGNPRPGFELNQPQFAGAKVLLAGRNFGCGSSREHAAWALQDYGFDVVIAPSFGDIFRSNAGKVGMVAIQLPEHDVKELMEAVDLDRGSEVVVDLEALTVTAPNGKVIPFSFDEATRFRLLNGLDDIALTLQHEDAIAAYEHARGIA, encoded by the coding sequence ATGAGACCGATCTCCCGCGTGGAGGGCCGTGTCGCGGTGCTCGACCGCCCCGACGTCGACACCGACCAGATCATCCCCAAGCAGTTCCTCAAGCGCATCGAGCGCACCGGCTACGGCGCGTTCGCGTTCTTCGACTGGCGCTACGACGACGACGGCAACCCGCGGCCGGGCTTCGAGCTCAACCAGCCGCAGTTCGCGGGCGCGAAGGTGCTGCTCGCGGGGCGGAACTTCGGCTGCGGCTCGTCGCGAGAGCACGCCGCCTGGGCGCTGCAGGACTACGGCTTCGACGTCGTCATCGCCCCGTCGTTCGGCGACATCTTCCGCTCGAACGCCGGCAAGGTCGGCATGGTCGCGATCCAGCTCCCCGAGCACGACGTCAAGGAGCTGATGGAGGCCGTCGACCTCGACCGCGGCTCCGAGGTCGTGGTCGACCTCGAGGCGCTGACGGTGACCGCGCCGAACGGCAAGGTGATCCCGTTCTCCTTCGACGAGGCGACCCGCTTCCGGCTGCTCAACGGGCTCGACGACATCGCCCTGACGCTGCAGCACGAAGACGCGATCGCCGCCTACGAACACGCACGGGGCATCGCGTGA
- a CDS encoding CARDB domain-containing protein encodes MSAHDDDILDFDFFEDDATRETHGERRPAGAGRPQGGGGRGPRRPAFRAPHGLTPLLRLVGLIAFAIVIVVLLVVWGQGCSSSQKRDTYNRYMSDIGGVGSSSTKIGADLAELLTTPGLKQTELETKLGGLIQRQQQDIGQAQGLDVPGPLRPAHEHAIEALQLRAGGMQGLLATFKATKGQDAKKATTAGEELAAQARRLEASDVVWQDLFRAPAQAAVQNEGLSDVTVPASVFAANADLYSARSMTSIWQRIHGAATGGTASGVHGTGIEYTKVLPAGTPLTIGGNATVVKASTDLAFEVGVKNTGANQEVRVEVTLTIPKGSTPIVKKQTIDLIDIGEVKTVTFRDIPEPPFGEKTTVKVDVTPVSGEQNKANNTAEYPVIFSIG; translated from the coding sequence GTGAGCGCGCACGACGACGACATTCTCGACTTCGACTTCTTCGAGGACGACGCGACCCGTGAGACGCACGGCGAGCGGCGGCCTGCCGGCGCAGGGCGGCCGCAGGGCGGCGGCGGCCGGGGGCCGCGGCGGCCGGCGTTCCGCGCCCCGCACGGTCTCACGCCGCTGCTGCGCCTGGTCGGCCTGATCGCGTTCGCGATCGTGATCGTCGTCCTGCTCGTCGTCTGGGGCCAGGGCTGCTCGAGCAGCCAGAAGCGCGACACCTACAACCGCTATATGAGCGACATCGGCGGCGTCGGGTCGAGCTCGACCAAGATCGGCGCCGACCTGGCGGAGCTGCTCACGACCCCCGGCCTCAAGCAGACGGAGCTGGAGACGAAGCTCGGCGGGCTGATCCAGCGACAGCAGCAGGACATCGGCCAGGCGCAGGGCCTCGACGTGCCGGGGCCGCTGCGGCCGGCGCACGAGCATGCGATCGAGGCGCTGCAGCTGCGCGCCGGCGGCATGCAGGGCCTGCTCGCCACGTTCAAGGCGACGAAGGGCCAGGACGCGAAGAAGGCGACCACGGCCGGAGAGGAGCTGGCGGCGCAGGCGCGGCGCCTCGAGGCGAGCGACGTCGTCTGGCAGGACCTCTTCCGCGCGCCCGCGCAGGCGGCGGTGCAGAACGAGGGCCTGAGCGATGTCACGGTTCCCGCATCCGTCTTCGCCGCCAACGCCGACCTCTACAGCGCCCGCTCGATGACGTCGATCTGGCAGCGCATCCACGGCGCCGCCACGGGCGGCACCGCGTCCGGCGTGCACGGCACGGGCATCGAGTACACGAAGGTGCTGCCCGCCGGGACGCCGCTCACGATCGGCGGCAACGCGACCGTCGTGAAGGCGTCGACGGATCTCGCGTTCGAGGTGGGCGTGAAGAACACGGGCGCGAACCAGGAGGTGCGCGTCGAGGTGACGCTCACGATCCCGAAGGGGTCGACGCCGATCGTGAAGAAGCAGACGATCGACCTGATCGACATCGGCGAGGTCAAGACGGTCACCTTCAGGGACATCCCCGAGCCGCCGTTCGGGGAGAAGACGACGGTGAAGGTCGACGTGACGCCCGTCTCCGGCGAGCAGAACAAGGCCAACAACACGGCCGAGTACCCCGTCATCTTCTCCATCGGATAG